One stretch of Cyanobacteriota bacterium DNA includes these proteins:
- a CDS encoding branched-chain amino acid ABC transporter permease translates to MQGYIVSLVIFTGIFALFSLGLNLQWGFTGLINFGHVAFMTIGAYTTVLLSLKGVPLVLAVAIGALLSALLGLLIGFSTLRLREDYLAIVTIGVAEVVRLIVLNEEWLTRGARGIPGYPLPLENFRPTLISKLVMIALLTAIVAYGLWRLWLWTRQCLQRGQYQQTIISAAVVGSYTAATLLLLYGIGVVAHGLKTAKILNPGLLGLLVLAVFVAIVVLAVWVGQQFITKLTDWQQGTMLLTGVVCLVGGLWFYVVGASALYNFDYKAGLMLVLVVTLAILYGLLERLVQSPWGRVLKAIREDEDVARALGKDVFWYKLQSLMIGGAIAGIAGAFYTWQLTFINPDGFTTLITFQAWTIVVVGGAGSNAGTLLGALIFWSYTTLTRFTLEDIVPLDAAQLGAFRIMTIGLILMILMMWRPQGVLGNQDELTLGR, encoded by the coding sequence GGACATGTGGCCTTTATGACTATTGGTGCCTACACCACTGTTCTGCTGAGCTTAAAGGGGGTGCCGCTGGTGTTAGCTGTGGCGATCGGTGCCCTCTTGTCTGCCCTGCTGGGATTGTTGATTGGCTTCTCAACACTGCGCCTACGGGAAGATTACCTAGCGATCGTCACCATCGGCGTGGCTGAAGTCGTGCGCCTAATCGTTCTCAATGAAGAATGGCTAACAAGGGGGGCACGGGGCATTCCTGGTTATCCGTTGCCCTTAGAAAATTTTCGCCCTACCCTGATTAGCAAGCTCGTGATGATTGCTCTGCTGACCGCGATCGTTGCCTACGGACTTTGGCGATTGTGGCTGTGGACTCGGCAATGTTTGCAGCGAGGGCAATATCAGCAAACCATCATTAGTGCTGCGGTTGTAGGTAGCTACACAGCGGCTACCTTGCTGCTACTCTACGGCATAGGTGTAGTTGCCCACGGGTTGAAGACAGCAAAAATCCTGAATCCGGGACTATTGGGGCTGCTGGTGTTAGCTGTGTTTGTGGCGATCGTGGTGTTGGCAGTCTGGGTAGGCCAGCAGTTCATCACCAAGCTCACCGACTGGCAGCAGGGAACCATGCTCTTAACTGGAGTTGTTTGCTTAGTAGGCGGCCTCTGGTTCTATGTAGTTGGTGCCAGTGCACTCTACAATTTTGACTACAAAGCAGGGTTGATGCTGGTGCTAGTGGTTACCCTAGCAATCCTCTATGGGCTACTTGAACGCTTAGTGCAGTCACCATGGGGACGAGTGCTCAAAGCCATTCGAGAAGATGAAGACGTAGCGCGGGCACTCGGCAAAGATGTCTTTTGGTACAAACTTCAATCCTTGATGATTGGTGGCGCGATCGCTGGTATTGCTGGTGCCTTTTACACCTGGCAACTCACCTTCATCAATCCTGATGGGTTTACCACCCTGATTACCTTCCAAGCTTGGACAATTGTAGTTGTAGGTGGCGCTGGCAGCAATGCAGGCACGTTGCTGGGCGCTCTGATTTTTTGGAGCTACACCACCCTAACTCGCTTTACCTTAGAAGATATTGTGCCCTTGGATGCTGCCCAACTGGGAGCTTTTCGGATCATGACGATTGGGTTAATTCTTATGATCCTGATGATGTGGCGACCTCAAGGTGTTTTAGGCAATCAAGACGAACTCACCCTAGGACGCTAA